From Triticum urartu cultivar G1812 chromosome 2, Tu2.1, whole genome shotgun sequence, a single genomic window includes:
- the LOC125538769 gene encoding 26S proteasome non-ATPase regulatory subunit 6: MDGGGEEGKQQPQLVLAHKLFLLSQPDVDDLAKVGLRDDVLAAVKSDDMAALYESLAAEGVLEMDAALLAEMRGRIEEETKKFDEKIADAEENLGESEVREAHLAKSLYFIRVGEKEKALEQLKVTEGKTVAVGQKMDLVFYTLQIGLFHMDFDLISKSVDKAKILFEEGGDWERKNRLKVYEGLYCMATRNFKKATSLFLDSVSTFTTYELFPYDTFIFYTVLTSVITLDRVSLKQKVVDAPEILAVIGKVPHLSEFLNSLYDCQYKSFFVAFSGLTEQIKLDRYLQPHFRYFMREVRTVVYSQFLESYKSVTMEAMAASFGVTVDFIDQELSRFIAAGKLHCKIDKVAGVLETNRPDARNAFYQSTIKQGDFLLNRIQKLSRVIDL, from the exons ATGGACGGAGGCGGCgaggaagggaagcagcagccgcagctGGTGCTGGCGCACAAGCTGTTCCTCCTCTCGCAGCCAGACGTGGACGACCTCGCCAAGGTCGGCCTCCGCGATGACGTCCTCGCCGCAGTGAAATCCGATG ACATGGCGGCGCTGTACGAGTCGCTGGCGGCCGAAGGCGTGCTGGAGATGGACGCGGCGCTGCTCGCGGAGATGCGCGGCCGGATCGAGGAGGAGACCAAGAAGTTCGACGAGAA GATCGCGGATGCTGAAGAGAATTTGGGTGAGAGTGAAGTGCGTGAAGCCCATCTAGCCAAATCCTTGTACTTCATAAGGGTTGGCGAGAAG GAAAAAGCGCTGGAGCAGCTTAAAGTTACTGAAGGCAAAACTGTAGCTGTGGGGCAGAAGATGGATCTTGTTTTCTACACTTTACAGATTGGCCTTTTCCATATGGACTTTGATCTCATCTCCAAGTCCGTTGACAAGGCCAAAAT CTTGTTTGAAGAGGGTGGTGATTGGGAGAGGAAGAACAGATTGAAAGTGTACGAAGGCTTGTACTGCATGGCCACTAGAAATTTCAAGAAGGCTACTAGCTTATTTTTGGATTCCGTTTCAACTTTCACAACTTATGAGTTGTTCCCCTATGATACCTTCATCTTTTACACGGTCCTTACAAGTGTTATCACATTGGACCGCGTATCACTGAAACAAAAG GTTGTAGACGCACCTGAGATCCTGGCTGTAATTGGCAAAGTACCTCACCTCTCGGAGTTTCTCAATTCCCTCTACGATTGCCAGTACAAGTCATTTTTTGTGGCATTCT CTGGCCTGACGGAGCAGATCAAGTTAGACCGATACTTGCAACCACATTTCCGCTACTTCATGCGTGAAGTGCGCACTGTTGTCTATTCACAGTTCCTTGAGTCATACAAGAGTGTGACGATGGAAGCAATGGCTGCCTCATTTGGTGTGACAGTTGATTTCATAGACCA GGAATTGTCGCGCTTTATTGCTGCTGGGAAACTTCACTGCAAGATTGATAAGGTTGCTGGTGTCCTGGAGACGAACCGACCTGATGCACGTAATGCCTTCTACCAGTCGACCATCAAGCAAGGAGACTTCCTGCTGAATCGCATACAGAAGCTGTCGCGAGTCATTGACCTGTAG
- the LOC125538770 gene encoding elongator complex protein 3-like translates to MAAAVAAAAADQPRRRKPTPGRGGVVLPAGLSEEEARVRAIAEIVSEMGELSRRGEDVDLNALKSAACRRYGLARAPKLVEMIAAVPEADRAALLPRLRAKPVRTASGIAVVAVMSKPHRCPHIATTGNICVYCPGGPDSDFEYSTQSYTGYEPTSMRAIRARYNPYVQARSRIDQLKRLGHSADKVEFILMGGTFMSLPADYRDYFIRNLHDALSGHTSANVEEAVCYSEHSAVKCIGMTIETRPDYCLGPHLRQMLSYGCTRLEIGVQSTYEDVARDTNRGHTVAAVADCFSLAKDAGFKVVAHMMPDLPNVGVEREMESFREFFENPAFRADGLKIYPTLVIRGTGLYELWKTGRYYIYPVLDILFPA, encoded by the exons ATGGCCGCCGCCGTAGCCGCGGCCGCGGCCGACCAGCCGCGCCGCCGGAAGCCGACGCCGGGGCGCGGGGGCGTGGTGCTGCCCGCGGGGCTCTCCGAGGAGGAGGCGAGGGTGCGGGCCATCGCGGAGATCGTGTCGGAGATGGGCGAGCTCTCGCGCCGCGGGGAGGACGTGGACCTCAACGCGCTCAAGTCGGCCGCGTGCCGCCGCTACGGGCTCGCCCGCGCGCCCAAGCTGGTGGAGATGATCGCCGCCGTGCCGGAGGCGGACCGCGCGGCGCTGCTGCCCCGCCTGCGCGCCAAGCCCGTGCGCACGGCCTCGGGCATCGCGGTGGTCGCCGTGATGTCCAAGCCGCACCGGTGCCCCCACATCGCCACCACGGGGAACATCTGCGTCTACTGCCCGGGAGGCCCCGACTCCGACTTCGAGTACAGCACCCAGTCCTACACTGGATACGAGCCCACCAGCATGCGCGCTATCCGGGCAAG GTACAATCCATATGTGCAGGCCAGAAGCAGGATAGATCAGCTCAAAAGGCTCGGTCATAGTGCGGATAAG GTCGAGTTCATTTTGATGGGTGGGACTTTCATGTCTTTACCAGCTGATTATCGTGATTATTTCATCAGAAATCTCCATGATGCTTTATCGGGGCATACTTCTGCTAATGTTGAGGAGGCGGTTTGTTATTCAGAACATAGTGCTGTCAAATGTATTGGTATGACAATTGAGAC GAGACCTGATTATTGCCTGGGGCCTCATTTGCGGCAGATGCTATCTTATGGATGTACCCGCTTAGAAATTGGTGTTCAGAGTACATATGAGGATGTTGCACGTGACACAAACAGAGGCCACACTGTAGCTGCTGTTGCTGATTGTTTTTCATTAGCAAAAGATGCTGGTTTTAAG GTGGTTGCGCACATGATGCCAGATTTACCTAATGTTGGAGTTGAGAGAGAGATGGAAAGTTTCAGAGAATTTTTTGAAAATCCAGCATTCCGAGCAGATGGTCTAAAGATCTATCCAACTCTTGTGATTCGTGGAACTGgtctttatgagctatggaaaACTGGAAGGTACTATATTTATCCAGTGCTTGATATTTTATTTCCTGCTTGA